From Curtobacterium sp. SGAir0471, the proteins below share one genomic window:
- the dnaN gene encoding DNA polymerase III subunit beta codes for MKFEVNRDVFSEAVSFAVKLLPQRTTLPILSGVLIHAEGDRLTLSSFDYEVSAQTSITAQIDEPGTVLVSGRLLNDISSRLPNAPVTFTTEDTKISVTCGSAHFTLLSMPVEEYPTLPEIGEQTGVVPGDAFSEAVSQVAVAASRDDVTPVITGVQLEVGDNDLSLIATDRYRVAVRTIAWDSGRVGSDPLHALVPARTLQEVGRTFGSASTVSVSISGSSDRELIAFHADDKTVTSLLIKGNYPPVRRLFPETVDDHAVINTAELVEAVRRVSLVLEREAALRFSFSVDGLTLEAIGSEQAQASESISALLTGEETVVSLKPAFLLDGLNAVHSEFVRISFTKTENPNKPGPVLITGQTSQEAPATDGYRYLLQPNLLLR; via the coding sequence GTGAAGTTCGAGGTCAACCGGGACGTCTTCTCCGAAGCCGTCTCCTTCGCGGTGAAGCTCCTCCCACAGCGCACGACCCTCCCGATCCTGTCCGGCGTCCTCATCCACGCAGAGGGCGACCGCCTCACGCTGTCGTCGTTCGACTACGAGGTCTCGGCGCAGACCTCGATCACGGCGCAGATCGACGAACCGGGCACGGTGCTCGTCTCCGGCCGGTTGCTCAACGACATCTCCAGCCGGCTGCCGAACGCCCCGGTGACCTTCACCACCGAGGACACGAAGATCTCGGTCACCTGCGGTTCTGCGCACTTCACGCTGCTGTCGATGCCGGTCGAGGAGTACCCGACCCTGCCGGAGATCGGTGAGCAGACCGGGGTCGTCCCGGGCGACGCGTTCTCCGAGGCGGTGTCCCAGGTCGCCGTCGCCGCGAGCCGCGACGACGTCACCCCGGTCATCACCGGCGTGCAGCTCGAGGTCGGCGACAACGACCTGTCGCTCATCGCCACCGACCGCTACCGAGTCGCGGTCCGGACGATCGCGTGGGACTCCGGCCGTGTCGGTTCGGACCCGCTGCACGCGCTCGTCCCGGCGCGCACCCTGCAGGAGGTCGGTCGCACGTTCGGCTCGGCCTCGACCGTGTCCGTCTCGATCAGCGGCTCGTCGGACCGCGAGCTCATCGCCTTCCACGCCGACGACAAGACCGTGACGTCGCTGCTCATCAAGGGCAACTACCCGCCGGTCCGCCGGCTCTTCCCCGAGACGGTCGACGACCACGCGGTGATCAACACTGCGGAGCTCGTCGAGGCCGTCCGACGGGTCTCCCTCGTCCTGGAGCGCGAAGCGGCGCTCCGGTTCTCCTTCTCGGTCGACGGGCTCACGCTCGAGGCGATCGGTTCCGAACAAGCGCAGGCGTCAGAGTCGATCAGTGCGTTGCTGACCGGGGAGGAAACGGTGGTCTCACTGAAGCCCGCCTTCCTCCTGGACGGGTTGAACGCGGTGCACTCCGAGTTCGTCCGCATCTCCTTCACCAAGACGGAGAACCCCAACAAGCCGGGCCCGGTGCTCATCACCGGCCAGACCTCGCAAGAGGCCCCGGCGACGGACGGATACCGGTACCTGCTGCAGCCCAATCTCCTGCTGCGATAG
- the gnd gene encoding phosphogluconate dehydrogenase (NAD(+)-dependent, decarboxylating): MHIGLVGLGRMGNNMRARLRNAGIEVTGYDANPAVSDVADLGALAAALPEGKKLVWVMVPHGKITDDVITDLAGVLSEGDLVIDGGNSKWLDDTVHAEQLGAKGIRYMDAGVSGGVWGKDNGYGLMVGGAPEDVEFAMPVFDALRPEGPREEGFSHAGPVGAGHYAKMVHNGIEYAIMQAYGEGYELLEAKDIIKDVPAVFAGWQRGTVVRSWLLDLMVLALNEDPKLDAIEGYVEDSGEGRWTVEEAIEHAVPMPTISASIFARFVSRQGSASPTMKAVAALRNQFGGHAVKKA, from the coding sequence ATGCACATCGGTCTTGTCGGCCTCGGTCGCATGGGCAACAACATGCGTGCCCGTCTCCGCAACGCAGGCATCGAGGTCACCGGGTACGACGCGAACCCCGCCGTCTCCGACGTCGCCGACCTCGGCGCACTCGCCGCCGCACTGCCCGAGGGCAAGAAGCTCGTGTGGGTCATGGTCCCGCACGGCAAGATCACCGACGACGTCATCACCGACCTCGCCGGCGTCCTGTCCGAGGGCGACCTCGTGATCGACGGCGGCAACTCGAAGTGGCTGGACGACACGGTCCACGCCGAGCAGCTCGGTGCCAAGGGCATCCGCTACATGGACGCCGGTGTGTCCGGTGGTGTCTGGGGCAAGGACAACGGCTACGGCCTGATGGTCGGTGGCGCCCCCGAGGACGTCGAGTTCGCGATGCCGGTCTTCGACGCGCTCCGCCCCGAGGGCCCGCGCGAGGAGGGCTTCTCGCACGCCGGCCCCGTCGGCGCCGGTCACTACGCCAAGATGGTCCACAACGGCATCGAGTACGCGATCATGCAGGCGTACGGCGAGGGTTACGAGCTCCTCGAGGCCAAGGACATCATCAAGGACGTCCCCGCGGTCTTCGCCGGGTGGCAGCGCGGCACCGTCGTGCGTTCCTGGCTGCTCGACCTCATGGTCCTCGCGCTGAACGAGGACCCGAAGCTCGACGCGATCGAGGGCTACGTCGAGGACTCCGGCGAGGGTCGCTGGACCGTGGAGGAGGCCATCGAGCACGCCGTGCCGATGCCGACCATCTCCGCGTCGATCTTCGCGCGCTTCGTCTCGCGTCAGGGCAGCGCGTCCCCGACGATGAAGGCCGTCGCCGCCCTGCGCAACCAGTTCGGCGGCCACGCCGTCAAGAAGGCGTAG
- the recF gene encoding DNA replication/repair protein RecF (All proteins in this family for which functions are known are DNA-binding proteins that assist the filamentation of RecA onto DNA for the initiation of recombination or recombinational repair.) — protein MHVDHLQLTDFRNYREADVDLARGPNLFVGRNGQGKTNLVEAIGYLSTLGSHRVPTDAALVRQGCDAAIVRARLAHEDRSILAEVQINRTGSNRAQVNRAAIKPRELPRYCTSVLFAPEDLALVRGEPSGRRRMLDELLGQIAPRMQGVLADYDRTLKQRNTLLKSARATGARSGSLATLDVWDDRLVAFGAEIIAARDHLTRRLAPFVTEAYATVAGERHEATISGVLSVRGGDPEDAAATDPVLGTPDGPVTVAAAADAFRGALERRRRDELDRGLTLVGPHRDDVLFQLNGLPARGYASHGESWSFALAIKLAGAAVLRAESTLGDPIIILDDVFAELDESRRERLAGAVADYEQVLITAAVFGDVPEQLAAHTVRIEAGTIVDDESESESVPEPAPEPEPAPELAPGSRPAPAADPDAA, from the coding sequence GTGCACGTCGACCACCTGCAACTCACCGACTTCCGGAACTACCGGGAGGCGGACGTCGACCTCGCACGCGGGCCGAACCTCTTCGTCGGGCGGAACGGCCAGGGCAAGACCAACCTGGTCGAGGCGATCGGGTACCTCTCCACCCTCGGCTCGCACCGGGTGCCGACCGACGCGGCCCTCGTCCGGCAGGGCTGCGACGCGGCGATCGTCCGTGCCCGTCTGGCACACGAGGACCGCAGCATCCTGGCCGAGGTGCAGATCAACCGCACCGGGTCCAACCGTGCGCAGGTGAACCGCGCGGCGATCAAGCCCCGCGAGCTGCCTCGGTACTGCACGAGCGTGCTCTTCGCCCCCGAGGACCTGGCACTCGTCCGCGGCGAACCGTCGGGTCGTCGACGGATGCTCGACGAGCTCCTCGGACAGATCGCCCCGCGCATGCAGGGCGTGCTCGCCGACTACGACCGGACCCTGAAGCAGCGGAACACCCTGCTCAAGTCGGCTCGCGCGACCGGTGCACGGTCGGGATCGCTCGCCACGCTCGACGTCTGGGACGACCGGCTCGTCGCGTTCGGCGCGGAGATCATCGCGGCTCGCGACCACCTGACCCGGCGGCTCGCGCCGTTCGTCACCGAGGCCTACGCCACGGTCGCCGGTGAGCGGCACGAGGCCACGATCTCGGGTGTGCTCAGCGTCCGGGGCGGGGACCCGGAGGACGCTGCGGCGACCGACCCGGTGCTCGGGACGCCGGACGGACCCGTGACCGTCGCCGCTGCGGCCGACGCCTTCCGTGGCGCGCTCGAGCGCCGCCGTCGGGACGAACTCGACCGTGGGCTGACCCTCGTCGGGCCGCACCGTGACGACGTGCTCTTCCAGCTGAACGGGTTACCGGCTCGTGGCTACGCGAGTCACGGCGAGTCGTGGTCGTTCGCGCTCGCGATCAAGCTCGCAGGAGCCGCGGTGCTCCGCGCCGAGTCCACGCTCGGGGACCCGATCATCATCCTCGACGACGTCTTCGCCGAGCTCGACGAGTCACGACGTGAGCGGCTCGCCGGCGCGGTGGCCGACTACGAGCAGGTCCTCATCACCGCCGCGGTGTTCGGCGACGTGCCGGAGCAGCTCGCGGCGCACACCGTCCGGATCGAGGCGGGCACGATCGTGGACGACGAGTCCGAGTCGGAGTCCGTGCCCGAGCCGGCGCCCGAGCCCGAGCCGGCGCCCGAGCTGGCGCCCGGATCCCGCCCGGCGCCTGCAGCCGACCCGGACGCCGCCTGA
- a CDS encoding DUF721 domain-containing protein has protein sequence MPKPWKPSEPARVYRHLRAVFGDPSLRTVDARRRRSRELDADTVPYGKGREPRGLGDVVGALAQELGWSEPLARSELFVDWPAVVGDELAKHSRPMTIDDGTLVIRCDSTAWATQLRLMRATVTTTIAERHPGAGVQSIRVSGPDAPTWKRGPRTVQGRGPRDTYG, from the coding sequence ATGCCGAAGCCCTGGAAGCCGTCCGAGCCCGCGCGGGTGTACCGCCACCTGCGGGCCGTGTTCGGCGACCCGTCCCTCCGCACCGTCGACGCCCGACGCCGCCGGTCCCGCGAACTCGACGCCGACACCGTCCCCTACGGCAAGGGTCGTGAACCCCGTGGGCTCGGCGACGTGGTCGGTGCCCTCGCGCAGGAGCTCGGCTGGTCGGAACCCCTCGCACGCTCGGAGCTCTTCGTGGACTGGCCGGCGGTGGTCGGTGACGAGCTCGCGAAGCACTCCCGCCCGATGACCATCGACGACGGCACGCTCGTGATCCGCTGCGACTCGACGGCCTGGGCGACGCAGCTCCGGCTGATGCGCGCGACCGTCACCACGACGATCGCCGAGCGGCACCCCGGAGCGGGCGTGCAGTCGATCAGGGTTTCCGGGCCGGACGCCCCCACGTGGAAACGCGGTCCCAGGACCGTCCAGGGGCGCGGCCCTCGCGACACCTACGGCTAG